In the Thermomicrobiales bacterium genome, GGCACAAGCTGATGCACGCATACTCGTGTTCTCGCGCGGCGAGCCGATCGAGCATCTCTGGCAGATGATCTTCGCGCGTGAGCCCGATATCGAGCTTGCTCTGGGCCGGCTCTATCCAGCGCTACGAACGGCAGCCGCTCGCCATGTGGTGAATACGACAGCCCGGGTCAACGCGCAGTTCGCAGTAGTTTCAAATATCCCCGCGCTTGTCCCTGTTGTGGGCGGGCTGCTCTCGGCTGGCGCGGACACCATTGTGCTGACGAAGAACCAGTTGATGATGATCTACAAGCTTGCCGCGATCTACGGTCGTGACACGGGCAATCGGACGGCGATCTACCGGGAGATGCTGCCCGTCGTCGGAGCCGGCTTGTTCTGGAGGACGGTTGCGCGGGATCTTGCTGCGATGGTGCCGTTTGCGGCCGGCGCGGTCCCCAAGGTCACGATCGCCTTTACGGGGACGTACATCGCCGGGATGGCTGCCCAAGTCTATTATGACGAGGGCCGGCGTCCGGCCAGGCGGCAGATTGAGGGATTCCGGAATTGGGCAGTTCGCGAGCTGAACCGGTCTCCCGAGTGGCTTCGGTCGGTTCCATTGCCTGGAAATGTCCGGCGACGATGGCAGGACAGCGTTGTGATTGACGTTGCCTACACGACGGATGCCTCGAACGAAATGCCGTAGTTTCCTAACTTCTCCGACAGCTGGTCGAGCTCCAACCCAAGCAGGCCGGCGGCGGCTACTCGATCACCCGCGGATCGCCGCAATGCCTCGTGAATCATCTGCCGTTCGACCTCCTGCAGGACCTCACGCATCGGGGTATGGTTGCGGACACTGCTGGCAATGTCGATGAAATGTCCCTGGTCGGCAGATGAGAACGTAATCAGATCTTCGATGATGACACCGCCCTGAGCCATGATAGTCGCGCGTTCCATCGTGTTCTCGAGCTCTCGCACGTTACCAGGCCAGTCGTGGTCGACCAGCATTCGCATCGCGCCAGCGGAGATCTGGGTCGGCGCGGATGAGGCGTTGATGCGATGTTTGTGGAGAAAGTGCTCGACCAGAAGCGGGATATCATCTCGCCGCTCGCGCAGCGGTGGCAGATAGATCTCGATGACATTCAGCCGGAAATAGAGATCCTCACGAAATGAGCCATCGCGAACCTCCTGCGGGAGATTCTTGTTCGTGGCGGTAATGACCCGGACGTCGACCTTTACCGAGACGGTGCCACCAACTCGCTCGAATTCACGCTCCTGGAGGACTCGAAGGAGCTTCTTCTGCGTTGCGAACGTCATCTCGCCAATCTCATCAAGGAAGATGGTGCCGCGGTTTGCGCGCTCGAAGTGCCCTTTCTTCTGGGCGATCGCGCCGGTAAAGGCGCCCTTTTCATGCCCAAACAGCTCACTCTCGAGCAGTGTTTCTGGAAGCGCGGCGCAGTTCACTTTGATCAACGGTCCGTGGGCGTACCCGGAATTGCGGTGGATGGTCGTGGCGACCAACTCCTTGCCGGTGCCGGTTTCGCCGGTGATCAGGACGGTTGCTTCGGTTCTTGCGACTCGGCCGATGTCCTTGAATACATCCTGCATCGCCGGACTATTGCCGATGATGTACTCGTTCGGGTCGCCATCGGCGAGATGCCGTAGCTTCTGCACCTCATTGGCGAGCGCCTGTCGCTCGAAGAACCGTCCGGCGCGGAGCAGCACATCCTCCAGGTCGAACGGCTTCGTTACATAATCGTAAGCGCCGTACTGAATCGCGTCGATCGCGATGGATGCTGATCCATAGGCTGTCATGACGATAACCGGGAGGGGCCGATCGCCTTTTTCACTGAGAGTCCGCAACACGTCGATACCGGAGACATCCGGCATCCGAACGTCCATCATCACGAGGTCTGGCGGGGCGACTGATCTGAGCGCATCGATGACTGCAGCGCCGTTGGTGGCTTGATCGACCTCGTAACCCTCATCCTCGAATAGCTCAAGGAGCAGGGAGCGGATCCCGGAGTCATCGTCGGCTACCAGGATGCGAGCCATGCGATTTCAGTCCTCCTCGGATCCGACGTGAACATCGGACGTCGCCGACTTCGCGTCGACTTGTGTGGATCGCGCGCCAGGCATCAGTATAAGTGAGAAGCTCCTCGCCGAACCCAGCGACAACCAGGAACGCCGAGTATGCCGATACATGGTGGGCCAACAGTATACTCCGACGGCTGATCGATCGACCGCCCGGTTGTGCGTGGATTCGGAGCGTTGTGATGGCTGACTTGCCCGAGCGGGCGGTTCTGATTGGGCCAAGCGGTAGTGGAAAGTCGACGATCGCGAAGGCGCTGGGCAAACGGTGGGGTCGTCCCGTCATTGACACCGATGAGGAGATAACCGCAAGAATCGGGATGCCCATCCACGAGTTCTTTGCTCGATTCGGCGAGCCAGCGTTCCGCGCTATCGAACGCGAAGTGGTGGACGCAGCATGCCGGCGTGGCCCAGCCGTGATCGCGACGGGAGGTGGCGCTGTCCTCTCCGAGGCGAATTGGGCATCCTGGCGTCCGGGTAGTGTTGTGATCGGGCTCACGGCGCAGCCGGCCGCTTTGGCCGCGCGCGTGATAGCCCAGTCGGCGGCTGAAGGGCGTGGCGCGGAGCGTCCGTTGCTCGCGGGCGACGCGGAGTCGCGTATTCACGAGCTGATGGAGCGCCGGAGGGCGTTGTACGCGCGGGCCGATGTCACGATCGATACCACCGGGCTTGACTCGACTGCGGCAATCGACGCCGTCGATCATGCAGTCGGCGCAATCGTGACTGCCGGGGGAGTGCCACGTGTCTCGCTGCTAACCCCATCGGGGCGATCTGATATTTTCGTGTCCCGTGGCGCAAGCAGTATGCTCGCGCAGACGATAGCTAGCCGCTGGCCACGCGCCCGCCGCGTGTGGCTGATTAGCGACGAGAATGTCGCCGCCTGCTGGTCCGAGCAAGTCGCATCTGCGCTGAACGGCGCGGGGCTCCCTGCCGAGACGCTGGTTGTCCCCGCCGGGGAGTCCAGCAAACGGATGACGGAAGTCGAGCGACTATGCGGCGAGATGACGAGTCGCGGCGTCACACGCCGCGATGTCGTGCTGGCGCTGGGCGGAGGTGTTGTCGGAGACCTCGCCGGGTTTGTTGCCAGTGTCTGCCTTCGTGGGCTCCCACTGGTTCAGATGCCGACATCGCTGCTGGCGATGGTTGATTCGAGTGTCGGGGGAAAGACAGGCGTCAACCTGCCGGCCGGCAAGAACCTCGCAGGCGCGTTCTACCAGCCGGGCGCGGTTCTGATTGATCCGCTGTTCCTGTCGTCGCTGCCCGAATCGGAATATCGCTCCGGCATGGCTGAGGTCATCAAGCACTCATTGATCCAGCCGAGTACCCCGCCAGGCGGGTTCGATTTACTCGAGACTCTCGAGACGAACGCGCTCGACCCGTTGCCCGACAACCAGATCGTCGAAGTCCTGGCACGCAATGTCGCAATCAAGGCGTCGGTCGTGCAGGAGGACGAGCGCGAGGCGGGGCTGCGGATGATCCTGAACTTCGGCCATACGGCAGGCCACGCGATCGAGGCTGAAGGATATCGCTATCGTCATGGCGAGGCGGTCGGACTTGGCCTGCTGACGGTGTATGGGATCGCCGAACGGCTGGGCCGAATAGACGCGACCACTGTCGATCGAGCTCGAATGCTTCTCGAGCGCGCGGGCCTGCCGATCGTGCTCGATGTTGATATCGACCAAGTGATCTCGAACCTGTCGCACGACAAGAAGAACGTCGACGGCGCGCTGCACTGGGTGTTGCCGAAGTCAGAAGGTGGCGTGGCAATCCAGACGGGCGTGTCCATTGACGTGGTTCGCGGTTCATTGGCCCAGCTTTCACGGGCCAGGAACCAGCGTGTGCTATAGTCCGGAGGTTACGCCACCCGAAGAGACGGGCGGTGTTGTCATGCATTGAACACCGGAGACATGCCCCTTGACCGTCCTGCTCTCAGGTTCCCTCGCTTACGATCACATTATGGTCTTCCCCGGCCACTTCGAGGACCACATCCTGCCCGACAAGATCCATGTGCTGAACGTGTCGTTCCTTGTTGACTCGCTGGATCGGCAACGCGGCGGGGTCGCAGGGAACATCGGCTATAGCCTCGCGCTACTCGGCGCTTCGTGCCGGATTGTCGCGACTGTCGGGACTGACTTCGACGAGTATCGGGCCGAGCTGGAGCGGCTTGGTGTAGATACATCAGGCATCCACCTGATCGATCATGAACGCACTGCCAGCGCGTTCATCACGACCGACCGCGCGGACAACCAGATTACCGGCTTCTACCCCGGCGCTATGATGAAGGCGCGTGAGGTCTCAATAACCGAGCATCTCGACGAGGTCGGGCTGGGAGTAATCTCGCCGACGGACCCGGAGGCGATGATTCGCCATATTCGGGAACTCGTGGCCGCTGGCATCCCGTTCGTCTTCGACCCTGGCCAGCAAATCATCGCACTGTCGGGGTCAGCACTCAGCGAAGGCATCGCCGGAGCGCGGATGCTGATCGGCAACGACTATGAGTTTGCGATGATCAGCGAGAAAACAGGCAAGTCGCGCGACGAGCTGATCCGCGCGTGCGAGACAGTCGTGGTCACCTACGGGGAGCTCGGATCGACCATCTATGACGGTCACGGGAAGTCTGAGTACCGGATTCCCGCTGCTCGCGCGCGGAAGGTTGTGGATCCGACCGGCGCTGGTGATGGGTATCGTGCTGGCCTGATCCGAGGCATGCTGGCCGGGTTGTCGTGGGACATCGCCGGGCGGATCGGCTCGCAGGCGGCGACGCTCGTCGTCGAAGTAAAGGGCACCCAGAGCCACCACTACAGTATGGATGCCTTCGTCGAACGATTTTCTGAGTCGTTTCCAGAACATGGGAATGTGGTCAAGTCACTGCCGGGTCGTCCGGCGCTGGCCGGTCGAAAAGGAGAGAAGTAACGCATGGTCGACACCAGTCAGATGAAATACGACATCTTCGATCGAGGGTTGGCTGACGACGGCCATCGCCGGATCGCATGGGCCGCCCGCGAAATGCCTGTGCTCGCTTTGATCCGCGAACGTTTCGAGCGCGAGAAGCCGCTGGCCGGAGTTCGCATCGTTGCGTGTGTCCACGTCACGACCGAAAGCGCCAACCTCGCATTGGCGCTTCGGGCAGGCGGGGCCGACGCGGTTGTCTGCGCCAGTAACCCACTCTCCACCCAGAACGACGTTGCCGCCGCGCTGGTGGATGACGGCATCCCCGTCTTCGCCATCAAAGGCGAGGACGCTGACACGTACTATCGGCATGTCAACGCGGCGATCGACCATCGGCCGCACATCATCATTGACGACGGCGCCGATGTGGTCAGCACGGTTCACCGATTGCGCCGCGAGGCACTCGAGGGCATGATCGGCGCGACCGAGGAGACAACGACGGGCGTTGTCCGCATGCGGGCGATGGAGACCGACGGCGTGCTGGAATTCCCCGTCATTGCCGTTAACGATGCCGACACGAAGCATTTCTTCGACAACCGATACGGCACCGGTCAATCCACCCTTGACGGCATTCTGCGAGCGACGAATATCCTTCTGGCAGGGAAGGTCGTTGTCGTGGCCGG is a window encoding:
- a CDS encoding sigma-54 dependent transcriptional regulator, producing the protein MARILVADDDSGIRSLLLELFEDEGYEVDQATNGAAVIDALRSVAPPDLVMMDVRMPDVSGIDVLRTLSEKGDRPLPVIVMTAYGSASIAIDAIQYGAYDYVTKPFDLEDVLLRAGRFFERQALANEVQKLRHLADGDPNEYIIGNSPAMQDVFKDIGRVARTEATVLITGETGTGKELVATTIHRNSGYAHGPLIKVNCAALPETLLESELFGHEKGAFTGAIAQKKGHFERANRGTIFLDEIGEMTFATQKKLLRVLQEREFERVGGTVSVKVDVRVITATNKNLPQEVRDGSFREDLYFRLNVIEIYLPPLRERRDDIPLLVEHFLHKHRINASSAPTQISAGAMRMLVDHDWPGNVRELENTMERATIMAQGGVIIEDLITFSSADQGHFIDIASSVRNHTPMREVLQEVERQMIHEALRRSAGDRVAAAGLLGLELDQLSEKLGNYGISFEASVV
- the aroB gene encoding 3-dehydroquinate synthase, producing the protein MADLPERAVLIGPSGSGKSTIAKALGKRWGRPVIDTDEEITARIGMPIHEFFARFGEPAFRAIEREVVDAACRRGPAVIATGGGAVLSEANWASWRPGSVVIGLTAQPAALAARVIAQSAAEGRGAERPLLAGDAESRIHELMERRRALYARADVTIDTTGLDSTAAIDAVDHAVGAIVTAGGVPRVSLLTPSGRSDIFVSRGASSMLAQTIASRWPRARRVWLISDENVAACWSEQVASALNGAGLPAETLVVPAGESSKRMTEVERLCGEMTSRGVTRRDVVLALGGGVVGDLAGFVASVCLRGLPLVQMPTSLLAMVDSSVGGKTGVNLPAGKNLAGAFYQPGAVLIDPLFLSSLPESEYRSGMAEVIKHSLIQPSTPPGGFDLLETLETNALDPLPDNQIVEVLARNVAIKASVVQEDEREAGLRMILNFGHTAGHAIEAEGYRYRHGEAVGLGLLTVYGIAERLGRIDATTVDRARMLLERAGLPIVLDVDIDQVISNLSHDKKNVDGALHWVLPKSEGGVAIQTGVSIDVVRGSLAQLSRARNQRVL
- a CDS encoding carbohydrate kinase family protein → MVFPGHFEDHILPDKIHVLNVSFLVDSLDRQRGGVAGNIGYSLALLGASCRIVATVGTDFDEYRAELERLGVDTSGIHLIDHERTASAFITTDRADNQITGFYPGAMMKAREVSITEHLDEVGLGVISPTDPEAMIRHIRELVAAGIPFVFDPGQQIIALSGSALSEGIAGARMLIGNDYEFAMISEKTGKSRDELIRACETVVVTYGELGSTIYDGHGKSEYRIPAARARKVVDPTGAGDGYRAGLIRGMLAGLSWDIAGRIGSQAATLVVEVKGTQSHHYSMDAFVERFSESFPEHGNVVKSLPGRPALAGRKGEK
- the ahcY gene encoding adenosylhomocysteinase, producing MVDTSQMKYDIFDRGLADDGHRRIAWAAREMPVLALIRERFEREKPLAGVRIVACVHVTTESANLALALRAGGADAVVCASNPLSTQNDVAAALVDDGIPVFAIKGEDADTYYRHVNAAIDHRPHIIIDDGADVVSTVHRLRREALEGMIGATEETTTGVVRMRAMETDGVLEFPVIAVNDADTKHFFDNRYGTGQSTLDGILRATNILLAGKVVVVAGYGWCGKGIAMRAKGMGSRVIVTEINPTRALEAAMDGFAVTTMSRAATIGDIFITATGNINVIDRDDFENMRDGAIISNAGHFNSEINMSALEEMSGEGRRMLRPFVEEYQIAADKHVIVLGDGRLINLAAAEGHPASVMDMSFANQALACSYLVAHGSELEKRVYVVPAEIDQQIARLKLRAMGIEVDELTEEQIAYLSSWEHGT